A genomic stretch from Scomber scombrus chromosome 8, fScoSco1.1, whole genome shotgun sequence includes:
- the LOC133984922 gene encoding protein wntless homolog isoform X1, translating to MAGAIIENMSTKKLLFLGLFILVFQVLSILVGAFIAPSPTSAIHYLATKCINRHRARVWLVPWGSNRCQQIHSFDEPLAKTLDANDIVFAVHVPLPNKEMSPWFQYMLAVLQFDIAFKMINQIEDDVIVTIDAGLAYRDDLTSEWTTEFHSVEQRPLRCTFEVPKIYENEGRFYDCDPIPFMELGSVAHKYFLINIRLPVNDTVNVGIGEIKDIHIVGIHQNGGFTKVWISMKTVFSPWIFVATAWYWHRISLMERSPVLLEKVIFALGISMTFLNVPVEWLSLGFEWTWMLLFEDVQQGVFYFTLFSFWIIFCGEHLMDQSQRNRLSSYWWQVGLVVFGSSVLLIFDLSDRGVHLTNPFYSVWASEAGTNLVLTFIIVAGIAACLYFLSLCRMVICVFRNIGGKIQRLPAMPEARKRRYKGIIFRFKFLMLVTLACAAMTVIFFILTQVSEGPWHWGDYTLQVHSAFLTGIYGMWNLYVFAIIFLYAPSHKHYRNKSGCSGQTDTPEKPESQETQLTYGEQEPTETYRITGKVAEE from the exons ATGGCAGGAGCAATCATAGAGAACATGAGCACTAAGAAATTGCTTTTCTTGGGTCtctttattcttgtttttcaagTTCTTTCCATCTTGGTTGGCGCGTTTATCG CTCCCAGTCCCACCAGTGCCATCCACTACTTGGCTACTAAATGCATAAATCGCCACAGGGCGCGTGTCTGGCTGGTGCCTTGGGGGTCGAACAGGTGCCAGCAGATCCACAGTTTCGATGAACCATTGGCAAAAACACTGGATGCCAATGACATCGTGTTCGCCGTGCACGTACCTCTTCCCAACAAGGAGATGAGCCCCTGGTTTCAGTACATGCTGGCTGTTCTACAATTTGACATCGCATTCAAAATGATCAATCAGATTG AAGATGATGTGATTGTCACTATCGATGCTGGCCTTGCGTACAGGGATGATTTGACGTCTGAGTGGACCACAGAATTTCACTCAGTGGAGCAACGACCACTCAGGTGCACATTTGAAGTCCCTAAG ATCTATGAAAACGAAGGCCGCTTTTACGACTGTGACCCCATACCATTCATGGAACTGGGGAGTGTGGCCCACAAATACTTTCTAATTAACATACGCTTGCCAGTTAATGACACAGTGAATGTTGGAATTGGAGAAATAAAGGACATCCATATAGTG GGCATCCACCAGAATGGAGGCTTCACTAAAGTGTGGATCAGCATGAAGACTGTCTTCAGCCCCTGGATATTTGTAGCTACAGCTTGGTACTGGCACAGGATCAGCCTCATGGAGAGATCACCAGTCCTCCTGGAAAA GGTAATATTTGCTCTGGGTATCTCCATGACCTTCCTGAACGTGCCAGTCGAGTGGCTTTCTCTTGGGTTTGAGTGGACGTGGATGCTGCTGTTTGAAGATGTCCAACAGGGTGTCTTCTACTTCACGCTCTTCTCTTTCTGGATCATCTTCTGTGGGGAACACCTCATG GACCAAAGTCAGAGGAATCGGCTGTCATCGTACTGGTGGCAGGTGGGACTTGTGGTGTTCGGTTCATCTGTTCTTCTCATATTTGACCTGAGTGATAG GGGGGTTCATTTGACCAACCCTTTCTACAGCGTGTGGGCATCGGAGGCTGGGACGAATCTTGTG CTTACCTTCATTATTGTGGCAGGGATTGCCGCTTGTctctacttcctctctctttgtcGCATGGTGATTTGCGTGTTCAGGAACATTGGTGGGAAAATCCAGCGACTTCCTGCGATGCCTGAGGCTAGGAAACGGCGTTATAAG GGTATCATCTTCAGGTTCAAGTTTTTGATGCTGGTAACTCTAGCATGTGCAGCCATGACtgtcatcttcttcatcttaaCTCAA GTCAGTGAAGGTCCCTGGCACTGGGGAGACTACACTCTCCAAGTCCACAGTGCCTTTCTCACTGGGATCTACGGCATGTGGAACCTGTATGTGTTCGCCATTATTTTCCTCTATGCCCCCTCCCACAAGCACTACAGGAACAAGTCAGGATGTAGTGGACAGACAG ATACACCGGAGAAACCAGAGAGCCAAGAGACACAACTGACATATGGAGAGCAGGAGCCGACAGAGACCTACAGGATCACGGGGAAGGTGGCTGAGGAATAG
- the scinla gene encoding scinderin like a, translating into MAHHKEFESAGKKPGLQVWRVEKMDLKPVPTELHGNFFTGDSYIVLYTTPAPSYNVHSWMGEKASQDERGAAAIFMTQLDDFLGGAPRQFTEFQNHESVTFLGYFRSGIKYKKGGVASGFQHVVTNEMNVKRLLHVKGRRKIRGTEVDLSWSSFNKGDCFIIDLGKDIYHWSGSESNRFERLKTTELAIDIRDNERRGRAQLQMIDEGSEPDAVIKVLGPMPNLPPGTADDASADKRSKSSASLYLISDAAGSMSTTLVADSIPFKQSMLSQSECYILDNGGDNKIFVWKGRNANADERRAALMAANKFIKEKNYPQNTQIQIMPTGGETTLFKQFFFNWLDKDETTGPSKAYTIGSIARVEKIPFDSSKLHSNNAMAAQHGMVDDGSGKVKIWRVEAGEKVPVDPSTYGQFFGGDCYLVLYSYNAGGREKHIIYTWQGQKCTQDELAASAFLTVSLDDSMGGVATQVRVTQGQEPSHLVSVFKDKPLVIHLGGTSRKSGESKPGNTRLFHIRQSSTKATRAVEVQPTASALNTNDVFVLKTENSMFLWKGQGGTEGEMVAAKYVASLLGGAATEVAETKEPAGFWAALGGKKDYQTSKTLQHTVKLPRLFGCSNKSGRLIAEEVPGEFTQLDLATDDVMILDTWDQIFVWVGKDANEEEKSGSLKIAQEYINSDPSGRRGIPISTIKQGDEPLSFTGWFHAWDSKMWEKDLLACLQARIKGR; encoded by the exons ATGGCGCACCACAAAGAGTTTGAGTCTGCAGGGAAGAAGCCTGGCCTGCAGGTGTGGCGTGTGGAAAAAATGGATTTGAAGCCCGTCCCTACCGAACTCCACGGAAACTTCTTCACCGGAGACTCTTACATAGTGCTTTACACCACCCCTGCTCCTTCCTACAACGTTCACTCATGGATGG GCGAAAAAGCTTCCCAGGATGAAAGAGGGGCTGCTGCCATCTTTATGACCCAGCTGGATGACTTCCTGGGCGGAGCCCCGAGACAGTTTACTGAATTTCAAAACCATGAGTCAGTCACCTTTCTGGGCTACTTCAGGTCCGGCATCAAATACAAG AAAGGTGGAGTAGCTTCAGGATTCCAGCATGTGGTGACCAACGAAATGAATGTCAAGCGCCTGCTGCATGTCAAGGGTCGTAGGAAGATCAGAGGAACAGAGGTGGACTTGTCCTGGTCCAGCTTCAACAAAGGAGACTGCTTCATCATTGACTTGGGAAAG GACATCTACCACTGGTCTGGCAGTGAGAGCAACCGCTTTGAGCGCCTGAAAACAACTGAGCTGGCCATTGACATCCGTGATAATGAGCGAAGAGGCCGCGCTCAATTACAAATGATTGATGAAGGCTCTGAGCCAGATGCTGTCATTAAA gTGCTTGGACCCATGCCCAACCTCCCACCAGGAACCGCTGATGATGCATCTGCTGATAAGAGGAGCAAGAGCTCAGCATCTCTTTATTTG ATCTCAGATGCTGCTGGTTCCATGTCAACAACCTTGGTGGCTGACAGCATCCCATTCAAACAAAGCATGCTTTCCCAGAGTGAATGCTACATCTTGGACAATGGAGGGGACAATAAGATATTTGTGTGGAAAG GGCGGAATGCAAATGCAGATGAGCGCAGAGCAGCACTGATGGCTGCAAACAAGTTCATCAAAGAAAAGAATTACCCCCAAAATACTCAG ATCCAGATCATGCCGACAGGGGGTGAGACCACCCTGTTCAAGCAATTCTTCTTCAACTGGTTGGACAAAGATGAGACCACAGGTCCCAGCAAGGCCTACACCATTGGTAGCATTGCCAGGGTGGAAAAGATTCCCTTCGACTCCTCCAAGCTCCACAGCAACAACGCCATGGCTGCCCAGCACGGCATGGTGGACGATGGCTCCGGGAAAGTCAAG ATATGGCGTGTGGAAGCGGGTGAGAAAGTACCCGTGGATCCATCCACCTATGGACAGTTCTTTGGAGGTGACTGTTACCTGGTGCTGTACTCTTACAACGCAGGAGGCAGAGAGAAGCATATCATCTACACCTG GCAAGGTCAGAAGTGCACTCAGGATGAGCTGGCCGCTTCAGCCTTTCTCACTGTCAGCCTGGATGACTCCATGGGAGGAGTAGCCACTCAA GTTCGGGTCACTCAGGGCCAAGAACCTTCTCATCTTGTGAGCGTGTTTAAGGACAAGCCCTTGGTCATCCATCTGGGTGGAACTTCCCGCAAGTCTGGCGAAAGCAAGCCTGGCAACACACGACTCTTTCATATCCGGCAGAGCTCCACCAAAGCCACTCGGGCTGTAGAG GTGCAGCCCACTGCCTCTGCTCTGAACACTAATGACGTGTTCGTGCTGAAGACAGAAAACTCCATGTTCCTGTGGAAGGGACAGGGAGGAACTGAGGGGGAGATGGTTGCAGCCAAGTATGTTGCCAGCTTACTTGGTGGAGCTGCCACTGAGGTAGCTGAGACCAAGGAGCCAG cTGGTTTCTGGGCAGCACTGGGTGGGAAGAAGGACTACCAGACCTCCAAGACCCTGCAGCATACAGTCAAGCTTCCACGACTGTTTGGCTGTTCAAACAAATCTGGCAGGCTGATA GCAGAGGAGGTGCCCGGTGAGTTCACACAGTTGGATCTGGCGACCGACGACGTTATGATTCTGGACACCTGGGATCAG ATATTCGTTTGGGTCGGAAAGGACGCCAATGAGGAAGAGAAAAGTGGATCACTGAAGATCG CCCAAGAGTATATCAATTCGGACCCCTCTGGACGTCGCGGCATCCCCATCAGCACCATTAAGCAAGGAGACGAGCCACTCTCCTTCACTGGCTGGTTCCATGCCTGGGACTCCAAGATGTGGGAAAAAGATCTTTTGGCCTGCCTGCAAGCCCGTATCAAAGGGCGTTAG
- the LOC133984922 gene encoding protein wntless homolog isoform X2 translates to MAGAIIENMSTKKLLFLGLFILVFQVLSILVGAFIAPSPTSAIHYLATKCINRHRARVWLVPWGSNRCQQIHSFDEPLAKTLDANDIVFAVHVPLPNKEMSPWFQYMLAVLQFDIAFKMINQIEDDVIVTIDAGLAYRDDLTSEWTTEFHSVEQRPLRCTFEVPKIYENEGRFYDCDPIPFMELGSVAHKYFLINIRLPVNDTVNVGIGEIKDIHIVGIHQNGGFTKVWISMKTVFSPWIFVATAWYWHRISLMERSPVLLEKVIFALGISMTFLNVPVEWLSLGFEWTWMLLFEDVQQGVFYFTLFSFWIIFCGEHLMDQSQRNRLSSYWWQVGLVVFGSSVLLIFDLSDRGVHLTNPFYSVWASEAGTNLVLTFIIVAGIAACLYFLSLCRMVICVFRNIGGKIQRLPAMPEARKRRYKGIIFRFKFLMLVTLACAAMTVIFFILTQVSEGPWHWGDYTLQVHSAFLTGIYGMWNLYVFAIIFLYAPSHKHYRNKSGCSGQTESQETQLTYGEQEPTETYRITGKVAEE, encoded by the exons ATGGCAGGAGCAATCATAGAGAACATGAGCACTAAGAAATTGCTTTTCTTGGGTCtctttattcttgtttttcaagTTCTTTCCATCTTGGTTGGCGCGTTTATCG CTCCCAGTCCCACCAGTGCCATCCACTACTTGGCTACTAAATGCATAAATCGCCACAGGGCGCGTGTCTGGCTGGTGCCTTGGGGGTCGAACAGGTGCCAGCAGATCCACAGTTTCGATGAACCATTGGCAAAAACACTGGATGCCAATGACATCGTGTTCGCCGTGCACGTACCTCTTCCCAACAAGGAGATGAGCCCCTGGTTTCAGTACATGCTGGCTGTTCTACAATTTGACATCGCATTCAAAATGATCAATCAGATTG AAGATGATGTGATTGTCACTATCGATGCTGGCCTTGCGTACAGGGATGATTTGACGTCTGAGTGGACCACAGAATTTCACTCAGTGGAGCAACGACCACTCAGGTGCACATTTGAAGTCCCTAAG ATCTATGAAAACGAAGGCCGCTTTTACGACTGTGACCCCATACCATTCATGGAACTGGGGAGTGTGGCCCACAAATACTTTCTAATTAACATACGCTTGCCAGTTAATGACACAGTGAATGTTGGAATTGGAGAAATAAAGGACATCCATATAGTG GGCATCCACCAGAATGGAGGCTTCACTAAAGTGTGGATCAGCATGAAGACTGTCTTCAGCCCCTGGATATTTGTAGCTACAGCTTGGTACTGGCACAGGATCAGCCTCATGGAGAGATCACCAGTCCTCCTGGAAAA GGTAATATTTGCTCTGGGTATCTCCATGACCTTCCTGAACGTGCCAGTCGAGTGGCTTTCTCTTGGGTTTGAGTGGACGTGGATGCTGCTGTTTGAAGATGTCCAACAGGGTGTCTTCTACTTCACGCTCTTCTCTTTCTGGATCATCTTCTGTGGGGAACACCTCATG GACCAAAGTCAGAGGAATCGGCTGTCATCGTACTGGTGGCAGGTGGGACTTGTGGTGTTCGGTTCATCTGTTCTTCTCATATTTGACCTGAGTGATAG GGGGGTTCATTTGACCAACCCTTTCTACAGCGTGTGGGCATCGGAGGCTGGGACGAATCTTGTG CTTACCTTCATTATTGTGGCAGGGATTGCCGCTTGTctctacttcctctctctttgtcGCATGGTGATTTGCGTGTTCAGGAACATTGGTGGGAAAATCCAGCGACTTCCTGCGATGCCTGAGGCTAGGAAACGGCGTTATAAG GGTATCATCTTCAGGTTCAAGTTTTTGATGCTGGTAACTCTAGCATGTGCAGCCATGACtgtcatcttcttcatcttaaCTCAA GTCAGTGAAGGTCCCTGGCACTGGGGAGACTACACTCTCCAAGTCCACAGTGCCTTTCTCACTGGGATCTACGGCATGTGGAACCTGTATGTGTTCGCCATTATTTTCCTCTATGCCCCCTCCCACAAGCACTACAGGAACAAGTCAGGATGTAGTGGACAGACAG AGAGCCAAGAGACACAACTGACATATGGAGAGCAGGAGCCGACAGAGACCTACAGGATCACGGGGAAGGTGGCTGAGGAATAG
- the dr1 gene encoding protein Dr1, giving the protein MASSSGNDDDLTIPRAAINKMIKETLPNVRVANDARELVVNCCTEFIHLISSEANEICNKSDKKTISPEHVINALESLGFASYITEVKDVLQECKTVALKRRKASSRLENLGIPEEELLRQQQELFAKARQQQAELAQQEWLQMQQAAQQAQMAAASASAAQQAGSSQDEDEEDDM; this is encoded by the exons ATGGCTTCTTCCTCTGGAAACGACGACGACCTCACCATCCCTAGAGCAGCTATCAACAAAATGATTAAAGAAACTCTCCCTAACGTACGAGTGGCCAACGACGCCCGGGAGCTGGTGGTGAACTGCTGCACAGAGTTCATACACCTCATATCCTCCGAGGCTAACGAAATATGCAACAAGTCCGACAAGAAGACCATATCTCCCGAGCATGTTATCAACG CTCTTGAGAGTCTTGGTTTCGCATCATACATCACTGAGGTGAAAGATGTCCTGCAGGAGTGTAAAACTGTGGCtctgaagaggaggaaggccAGCTCTCGACTGGAGAACCTAGGCATCCCAGAGGAAGAGCTCCTCAGACAACAGCAGGAATTGTTTGCCAAG gcgCGGCAGCAGCAGGCAGAGCTCGCCCAGCAGGAGTGGTTGCAGATGCAGCAGGCCGCCCAGCAGGCACAGATGGCAGCGGCATCTGCCAGCGCTGCGCAGCAGGCCGGTTCCTCTCAGGACGAAGACGAGGAGGACGACATGTGA
- the zgc:109982 gene encoding retinol dehydrogenase 8, with protein sequence MNQKVVLITGCSSGIGLALAVRIANDEKKRFMVYATMRNLSKGKALIEAAGRSLGRTLEIKQLDVCDEDSIKACVDSLPERRVDILISNAGMGLIGPIECQSIDEMRNVMDTNFFGLVRLLKEILPDMKRRKKGHIVVISSVMGIQGILFNDVYAASKFAVEGFCESMAVQALRFNLNISLIEPGPVITEFERKVYDEGMKIDLSKADAVTADMFTNIYLKNYKQIFETFGQSPEDIAEHTHKIITMKDPPFRHQTNTLYTPMTTLKYADPNGDLPIDTFYKMVFEHDKVFNASLNFLKLLRWRSQKSFTLDKDKDKDKNNS encoded by the exons ATGAACCAGAAAGTGGTACTCATCACTGGCTGCTCCTCTGGAATTGGCCTCGCCTTGGCTGTCCGCATCGCAAATGATGAGAAGAAGAGGTTCATGG TCTATGCAACCATGAGGAACCTGAGTAAGGGTAAGGCGCTGATTGAGGCAGCAGGTCGGAGTCTGGGCAGAACTTTGGAAATCAAACAGCTGGATGTATGTGACGAGGACTCCATCAAAGCCTGTGTGGACAGCCTGCCTGAGCGCAGGGTGGACATTCTTA TAAGTAATGCTGGAATGGGTCTGATTGGACCCATCGAGTGTCAGTCTATCGATGAGATGAGGAATGTCATGGATACCAACTTCTTTGGACTGGTGCGGCTGCTGAAGGAAATCCTACCTgacatgaagaggaggaaaaaaggccATATTGTCGTCATTAGCAGCGTCATGGGCATCCAGG ggATTTTATTCAATGATGTCTATGCAGCATCCAAATTTGCAGTGGAAGGCTTCTGTGAAAGCATGGCAGTACAAGCCCTGAGGTTTAATCTCAA taTCAGTCTGATTGAGCCAGGTCCGGTGATAACGGAGTTTGAGCGTAAAGTCTATGATGAAGGCATGAAGATTGATCTCAGCAAAGCTGACGCAGTTACTGCTGACATGTTCACAAACATCTACTTGAAGAACTACAAACAAATCTTTGAAACCTTCGGGCAGAGTCCTGAGGATATAGCAGAG cATACTCACAAGATCATCACCATGAAGGATCCACCTTTCCGTCATCAGACGAACACGCTTTACACCCCTATGACCACCCTCAAATATGCTGACCCCAATGGTGACCTCCCAattgacacattttacaaaatggTGTTTGAACACGATAAGGTCTTCAATGCCAGTCTCAACTTCCTCAAGCTGCTACGCTGGAGAAGTCAAAAGAGCTTTACCTtggacaaagacaaagacaaagacaagaaTAACTCATAG